The following coding sequences lie in one Kamptonema formosum PCC 6407 genomic window:
- a CDS encoding tetratricopeptide repeat protein yields the protein MTSNNPQINEERIEAYLKVIHDLLSCETGQEAETLNSYPDLLDIGLVQTMEMAAVRIAEDGNEEAASFLQEIAVQLAEALDLSLPEGIPSEYFNFLGEILQTISENPDPEIVYPILEANQNKLDPVLAEMLQSWAMATLPEVDAEESLALAGVIGNFSNLMQQFPGGDRGNNLEIAIAGYEAISTIFSRDNFPDVWAGTQNNLAAAYGDRVYFDRQENLERALACYENALEVYNLTEFPEEWARTQKNLAITQEARASVTDNS from the coding sequence ATGACCAGTAACAACCCTCAAATTAATGAAGAACGCATTGAAGCATATCTAAAAGTCATTCATGACCTGCTGAGTTGCGAGACGGGTCAAGAAGCAGAAACTCTGAATTCCTATCCTGACTTATTAGATATTGGCCTGGTGCAAACAATGGAAATGGCAGCAGTAAGGATAGCAGAGGATGGTAATGAGGAAGCCGCTTCCTTTTTGCAAGAAATTGCTGTTCAATTAGCAGAAGCTTTGGACTTGTCCTTACCAGAAGGAATACCTAGTGAGTATTTTAATTTTTTGGGTGAGATATTGCAGACAATCTCAGAAAATCCCGACCCGGAGATCGTATATCCGATTTTGGAAGCAAATCAAAATAAACTCGATCCAGTTTTAGCTGAAATGTTACAATCTTGGGCAATGGCTACTCTACCAGAAGTAGATGCAGAGGAGAGTTTAGCTTTGGCTGGCGTGATTGGCAATTTCAGCAATTTAATGCAGCAATTTCCCGGAGGGGATAGAGGTAACAATTTAGAGATTGCGATCGCAGGTTATGAAGCAATCTCTACAATTTTTAGCCGCGATAATTTCCCAGATGTTTGGGCCGGGACTCAAAATAATTTGGCCGCTGCTTATGGCGATCGCGTTTATTTCGATCGTCAGGAAAATTTGGAGCGTGCTCTTGCCTGTTACGAAAATGCCTTGGAAGTCTATAATTTAACAGAATTCCCGGAGGAATGGGCGAGAACTCAAAAGAATTTGGCTATTACTCAGGAAGCGCGTGCTAGTGTTACAGATAATAGTTAG
- a CDS encoding Ig-like domain-containing protein yields the protein MPGAVPVGFIEDGPPFLLRDENGEITDILPTPTPTPAPTPTPTPDQGTSPSVSQGTSPSVSQGTSPSVSQGTSPSVSQGTSPSVSQGTSPSVSQGTTPSVSQGTRPAITQTPAPVETLTPTPTPPPEPIFVQGVVQGTNLDDYLIGGPRNDTISARPGDDTVFGGDGPDLLRGEENNDYLNGNAGRDTVEGGAGDDSVRGGKDDDLVSGDQGSDTTYGDQGNDIVFGSEGNDTLFGGKGNDCLRGGGEDDLVSGDRGNDTLFGDTGNDTVLGGGGSDLLLGQEGGDRINGGAGNDTASGGEGDDIIYGGEGNDELAGDSGDDVLSGDRGSDTFTGGEGRDTFVIGRFSTQPASLSSGSATTGGVNLTDADLIRDFTDDDAIALTGDLRFADLEISQGTGSNSSNTIIRDKRTGEFLAILLDVKPTTVNESRFTTNPVPFVDENPFPILGTTPSTTGTTPSTTGTTPSTTGTTPSPVTATPTPTPTPTPTPTPTPTPTPTPTPTPTPTPTPTPTPTPTPTPTPTATPTPTPTTTGTSPSPATGTTPSSLPTLVPSPTPSVSPGPSPIPPPTPTPGLGPTSPAFPTATTNQPPIVESSKSLVTSQDIPLALSIQTPSDPEGAALTVTVTQLPNPTFGQILRNTSVTLLNEKLSVQDLTSLRFEPATNVTGKAGSFSYSVSDPEGGTATSSIAININPFNANTGTQVNTPPTAIDDGLILTTTNNPLPTLINVLANDSDAENQPLRIISLSTTKAGSTVNLGGTGVQFTPAGAAGTVAFTYTISDGFGTSPGTAAATVNVQVFLADSGANTIVGGSFPDNFNGLAGSDTIDGAGANDTINGGLDNDVLIGGAGVDSMSGGGGNNTFRYTSPTDGGAVFEAASPAGINAAIAAGGYDIITDFAALGVPINDQFNFTPAFPNLKGANQIVLPVQTTVSLNILGGTAFLFAYDAGGSTYIIYDGNADNTSGNDSRILAKLNGVTGVPFLSPFDFTFI from the coding sequence ATGCCAGGTGCAGTGCCAGTAGGCTTTATTGAGGACGGGCCACCGTTTTTGCTTCGAGATGAAAATGGCGAGATTACTGATATTCTCCCTACACCAACCCCAACGCCTGCACCTACTCCCACCCCAACGCCAGATCAGGGTACGAGTCCTTCTGTGAGTCAGGGGACAAGTCCTTCCGTCAGTCAAGGTACAAGTCCTTCTGTAAGTCAGGGGACTAGCCCTTCCGTCAGTCAGGGTACAAGCCCTTCCGTCAGTCAGGGTACAAGTCCTTCTGTAAGTCAGGGAACTACCCCTTCTGTGAGTCAGGGTACGCGGCCTGCCATAACACAAACACCTGCACCTGTGGAGACGTTGACACCGACTCCTACTCCTCCTCCAGAACCAATATTTGTTCAGGGTGTGGTTCAGGGAACCAACCTGGACGACTATTTAATTGGTGGCCCTCGGAATGACACTATTTCAGCGCGTCCCGGTGATGATACCGTTTTTGGGGGGGACGGCCCAGATTTGCTCCGAGGCGAAGAAAATAACGACTATTTGAATGGTAATGCTGGCAGAGATACTGTTGAAGGCGGGGCAGGCGATGACAGTGTAAGAGGCGGTAAAGATGACGATCTGGTTTCTGGAGATCAGGGTAGCGATACTACTTATGGCGACCAGGGTAACGATATTGTCTTTGGTAGCGAAGGTAATGACACGCTTTTTGGTGGTAAAGGTAATGACTGCTTGCGTGGTGGTGGCGAGGATGACTTAGTTTCTGGCGATCGCGGCAATGATACTCTTTTTGGCGATACCGGTAACGATACTGTACTCGGTGGTGGTGGTAGCGACCTTCTGTTAGGCCAGGAAGGAGGAGACAGGATCAACGGCGGTGCTGGCAACGATACTGCTAGCGGCGGCGAAGGAGACGATATTATTTATGGTGGTGAAGGTAACGACGAACTTGCTGGTGATAGTGGTGATGACGTTCTCTCTGGCGATCGCGGTTCAGATACATTCACTGGCGGTGAAGGCAGAGATACCTTTGTTATCGGTAGATTTAGCACTCAACCAGCTTCCCTCAGTAGTGGCAGTGCGACTACTGGCGGCGTTAATTTAACTGATGCTGACCTAATTAGAGATTTTACTGACGATGATGCGATCGCCCTTACAGGTGATTTGAGATTCGCAGACTTGGAGATATCCCAAGGAACAGGCTCAAATTCCAGCAACACCATTATTAGAGACAAGCGCACGGGCGAATTTTTAGCAATACTGCTCGACGTTAAACCTACAACTGTCAACGAATCAAGGTTTACAACAAATCCCGTTCCGTTTGTTGATGAAAACCCATTTCCCATTCTAGGTACAACTCCCTCGACAACGGGCACAACTCCCTCAACAACGGGTACAACTCCTTCGACAACGGGCACAACTCCCTCGCCCGTAACGGCAACGCCAACTCCTACGCCTACTCCCACACCTACGCCAACTCCCACACCTACGCCTACGCCAACTCCCACACCTACGCCAACTCCCACACCTACGCCAACTCCCACACCTACGCCTACGCCAACTCCCACACCAACAGCAACACCCACACCTACTCCTACAACAACGGGTACTAGCCCTTCTCCTGCAACGGGTACTACTCCAAGTTCACTACCAACCCTAGTACCGTCACCAACTCCTAGCGTGAGTCCAGGCCCTTCTCCCATACCGCCACCAACTCCAACTCCTGGGTTAGGGCCGACTTCCCCTGCTTTCCCAACGGCGACAACCAACCAACCGCCAATCGTGGAAAGCTCTAAGAGCCTAGTAACCAGTCAGGACATACCTTTAGCCCTTAGCATTCAAACACCGAGTGACCCAGAGGGTGCAGCGTTAACAGTCACAGTGACACAACTGCCTAATCCTACCTTCGGTCAAATATTGCGAAATACCTCTGTCACCTTATTGAACGAAAAATTGAGCGTTCAAGACTTGACCTCGCTCAGATTTGAACCTGCAACTAATGTCACTGGGAAAGCTGGATCGTTTAGTTACAGTGTCAGCGATCCTGAAGGTGGTACAGCAACATCCTCGATCGCCATCAATATTAATCCGTTTAACGCTAACACTGGTACCCAAGTTAATACCCCGCCAACTGCGATCGATGACGGTTTAATTCTGACTACTACTAACAATCCTCTCCCAACTCTAATTAATGTACTAGCCAACGATAGTGACGCTGAAAACCAGCCACTGAGGATCATCAGTCTCAGCACCACTAAAGCTGGCTCGACGGTAAATCTTGGCGGTACAGGGGTGCAGTTCACCCCTGCTGGTGCTGCTGGTACTGTTGCTTTTACCTACACCATCAGCGATGGCTTTGGGACGAGTCCAGGTACGGCCGCAGCTACAGTTAACGTTCAGGTATTTTTGGCAGATAGCGGTGCTAACACTATTGTGGGCGGTTCTTTCCCGGATAACTTCAACGGTTTAGCTGGTAGCGATACGATTGATGGGGCAGGGGCAAATGACACTATTAATGGTGGACTTGATAATGATGTGCTCATAGGCGGCGCTGGTGTTGATAGCATGAGCGGCGGCGGCGGTAATAATACATTCCGCTATACTAGCCCTACTGATGGAGGTGCAGTTTTTGAGGCGGCTTCGCCTGCGGGAATTAATGCTGCGATCGCGGCTGGCGGCTACGATATTATTACGGATTTTGCCGCTCTGGGTGTACCGATTAACGACCAGTTTAACTTTACCCCTGCATTCCCCAATCTCAAAGGCGCAAACCAAATTGTATTACCAGTGCAGACAACTGTTTCGCTTAATATTTTGGGAGGAACTGCCTTCTTATTTGCTTATGATGCGGGTGGCAGCACTTACATCATTTACGATGGTAACGCCGATAATACTAGCGGTAACGATTCTCGCATCTTAGCGAAATTAAATGGTGTTACTGGTGTCCCATTCCTTTCTCCTTTTGACTTTACTTTTATCTAG
- a CDS encoding tetratricopeptide repeat protein: MLKKFKTREILTIVAVAVTLITSEAIAATNLPSVKAAKPTRTLLASQILAQNSSANDYFQKGVALVQKQDLAGAEAAFRKAIEINPNFAEAYANLGSVLANQDKLEEAISNFEKAVSLKPNVAVLHYLLGRALYEQNRPQEAAEPLKKARDLFKQQGQNQEAETIERVLKENGLE; this comes from the coding sequence ATGTTAAAAAAATTCAAAACTAGGGAGATTTTGACTATTGTTGCTGTAGCAGTAACGCTAATAACTTCTGAAGCTATTGCTGCTACTAACTTGCCATCTGTAAAGGCAGCAAAACCTACACGGACACTATTGGCATCCCAAATTTTAGCTCAGAATTCCAGCGCCAATGATTATTTTCAGAAAGGCGTGGCATTGGTTCAGAAACAAGACTTAGCAGGTGCAGAAGCAGCATTTCGCAAAGCAATTGAAATCAACCCTAACTTTGCAGAGGCTTATGCTAATTTGGGCAGTGTTTTAGCTAATCAAGATAAGTTAGAAGAAGCTATTTCTAATTTTGAGAAGGCTGTTAGTCTCAAGCCTAATGTAGCAGTTCTTCACTATCTTTTAGGGAGAGCACTTTACGAACAAAATCGACCCCAAGAAGCGGCGGAACCGCTAAAAAAAGCTAGGGATTTATTTAAGCAGCAAGGTCAAAATCAGGAAGCTGAAACAATTGAGCGAGTGTTGAAAGAAAATGGGTTAGAGTAA
- a CDS encoding DUF4335 domain-containing protein → MVLRRYTPPTCTLEITAKVSPLSRWAGKPVLKSLRFELRLDDPRLPEERHVTLKGDRAQLEALHEVVSTYVQDFLSQPPTGALRLKSGSTDTIAEIGSELSTAPTVILNEDRNPFEKEASTVDAKTPYSPNTSPLLTAHPRLQARGLLAHELFLGQLADDTSRIAIELSALQLFDIATALDEYATELLALPNFKRSGESKASTPWLRSAAVVLLTVGLTTGAIKLLDRSDRNEQTAMKVPSSTPSAIASPISPSPIQTVPPPPAFAKSPLPPLPPPGTILPSPASPQAATPTPPTPAQPNPVQPPPPLFPQPPVPEPSSPPERIVTIPGDLSDRQAPVTQEAPIARAPKQAPIAQNPIPVPESNGPPSASELPTLPNPSTLSRIPSAVPGDTELPPLADAPSPVNPQENTQAAAPNSNRTLFDTIPQVTEARTYFEQNWTPPEGLKETLEYSLQLDPNGSIQRIIPRGQAAGDYIDRTNMPLVGEPFVSAIQDGKTPRIRLVLRPNGKVQAFLESLN, encoded by the coding sequence ATGGTTCTGCGACGGTACACGCCCCCCACTTGCACCCTAGAAATCACGGCTAAAGTTTCGCCCCTCTCTCGTTGGGCGGGTAAACCAGTGTTAAAATCTCTTCGTTTCGAGCTGCGGCTCGACGATCCGCGCTTACCAGAAGAAAGGCACGTTACGCTTAAAGGCGATCGCGCCCAACTTGAAGCCCTACACGAAGTGGTAAGCACTTATGTGCAAGACTTTCTCAGCCAACCCCCGACTGGCGCTCTCAGATTAAAGTCGGGAAGTACAGACACAATTGCGGAAATAGGCTCGGAACTCTCAACAGCGCCTACTGTAATTTTGAACGAAGACCGCAACCCTTTTGAAAAGGAAGCGAGTACGGTGGATGCAAAAACACCCTACTCCCCGAATACTTCTCCTCTCCTTACTGCTCACCCACGCCTGCAAGCGCGGGGCTTACTGGCTCACGAGCTATTTTTAGGGCAGCTAGCGGATGATACATCGAGAATCGCGATCGAACTGAGCGCTTTGCAGCTATTTGACATCGCCACAGCTCTTGATGAATATGCCACAGAATTGCTAGCTTTGCCTAACTTCAAGCGTTCAGGCGAAAGTAAAGCTTCTACACCCTGGCTCCGCAGTGCAGCAGTGGTACTTTTAACTGTAGGATTGACAACCGGTGCGATTAAACTGCTCGATCGCTCTGACCGCAACGAGCAAACTGCGATGAAGGTACCTAGTTCAACGCCTAGCGCGATCGCCAGCCCGATCTCTCCAAGTCCCATTCAGACTGTACCTCCCCCCCCTGCTTTCGCCAAGTCGCCATTACCACCATTGCCACCGCCGGGGACTATACTACCTAGCCCCGCATCGCCACAAGCCGCGACTCCCACTCCCCCTACTCCCGCACAACCTAACCCAGTGCAGCCACCGCCACCGCTATTTCCCCAACCGCCTGTCCCTGAACCTTCGAGTCCCCCAGAACGTATTGTTACTATTCCGGGAGATTTAAGCGATCGCCAAGCACCCGTTACCCAAGAAGCCCCCATTGCTAGAGCTCCCAAACAAGCTCCTATTGCTCAAAATCCCATACCTGTTCCAGAGTCAAATGGGCCACCGTCAGCTTCCGAGTTGCCGACTTTGCCAAACCCATCTACTCTTAGCAGAATCCCCTCCGCAGTTCCAGGGGACACCGAACTGCCTCCCCTAGCAGATGCTCCATCGCCAGTAAATCCACAGGAAAATACCCAGGCTGCTGCACCTAACAGCAACCGCACTCTTTTTGATACAATTCCCCAAGTTACAGAGGCTAGAACTTATTTCGAGCAGAATTGGACTCCCCCTGAAGGTTTGAAGGAAACTTTAGAATACAGTTTGCAACTAGATCCCAATGGGTCGATTCAACGCATTATTCCTCGCGGGCAAGCGGCTGGGGATTACATAGACCGCACAAATATGCCCTTAGTGGGGGAGCCTTTTGTCTCTGCTATCCAAGACGGAAAAACTCCTAGAATTCGCTTGGTCTTAAGACCAAATGGTAAAGTACAAGCGTTTTTGGAATCTTTGAATTGA
- a CDS encoding endonuclease MutS2, translated as MIQAETLELLEWPRLCHHLATFTATKLGAVAALHLPIPETPTETAQLLAQTQEAYLLESRLAGGLSFDGIQDIGDSLERAQVQGILSGEELLAIATTLAGARQLRRVIDNQPDVPVLTELVAQLRTYPELEQEIHRCIDERGNVTDRATPKLGGIRDSMRQLRDRIYQVLQGILQRQANALQEQLITQRSDRFVLPVKAPQKDAIPGIVHDTSMSGATLYIEPHRVVNLNNQMRQQLRQEQVEEEAVRRILSEQVAEVKPDLERLLAIATTLDLAYAKARYSLWLEANPPRFIDFHPGMGETGSRDSRGGAPVPAPEFLSKGEFPTLKTQNHLGVDSPQGLALRGTKQSLKTHNSPITLRQLRHPLLVWQQQHEQGLPVVPIDLIIQPQIRVVAITGPNTGGKTVTLKTLGLAALMAKAGLFVPAREPVELPWFDYILADIGDEQSLEQSLSTFSGHIRRISRILKAIGEDGEGRRDEGDGGDGGDRGDGEDREGGEVRGEGELKSHPVSPAPPLPRSPAPPLPCSPSLVLLDEVGAGTDPSEGSALAIALLQYLADHALLTVATTHFGELKAFKYQDDRFENASVEFDDSSLQPTYRLLWGIPGRSNALTIAKRLGLLPEIANLAATYVGGASEDVNQVIAGLEAQRRRQETKAREATQLLQQTEMLHREVSQKAATLQERERELKLGQEAAVQQAIAAAKAEVAQVIRRLQQGPASAQDAQEATLALNQIGEKHLPSRKEPAKPKPGFRPQVGDRIRIPRVGQTAEVLSGPDNNEELTVRFGMMKMTVKLAEIESLDGQKPEIAKRAEEQEKTQNSRLKAGSQSAPPQNSNVKPQTSPVTVRTSQNTIDLRGMRVSEAEREVDQAFSAAMESGVLWIIHGKGTGQLRKGIHEFLESHPLVSHYEIAGTAEGGSGVTIAYLR; from the coding sequence TTGATTCAAGCCGAAACCCTAGAACTATTGGAATGGCCCCGCCTTTGTCACCATTTGGCTACCTTTACGGCAACCAAACTCGGTGCTGTGGCGGCGCTCCACTTGCCAATCCCGGAAACTCCAACTGAGACGGCGCAGCTATTAGCCCAGACTCAGGAAGCTTACCTTTTGGAGAGTCGCCTTGCCGGGGGTCTGAGTTTTGATGGCATTCAAGACATCGGCGATTCCCTAGAACGAGCTCAAGTTCAAGGTATCCTCAGCGGGGAGGAACTGTTGGCGATCGCTACTACTCTGGCCGGTGCTAGGCAATTGCGCCGAGTAATTGACAATCAGCCCGACGTTCCCGTACTCACGGAATTGGTGGCCCAGTTGCGGACTTATCCCGAATTGGAGCAAGAAATCCACCGCTGCATTGATGAGCGCGGCAATGTGACAGACAGAGCCACACCCAAACTCGGCGGCATTCGCGACTCAATGCGGCAGTTACGCGATCGCATCTATCAGGTATTGCAGGGCATCTTACAGCGTCAAGCCAACGCCTTGCAGGAACAACTCATTACTCAAAGGAGCGATCGCTTCGTCCTCCCTGTCAAAGCTCCCCAGAAAGATGCCATTCCCGGCATCGTTCACGACACCTCAATGAGTGGCGCGACATTGTACATCGAACCCCATAGAGTTGTCAACCTCAACAATCAAATGCGGCAACAATTACGGCAAGAACAAGTGGAAGAAGAAGCCGTGCGCCGGATCTTGAGCGAGCAAGTAGCAGAGGTAAAGCCCGACTTAGAGAGATTGCTAGCGATCGCCACCACCCTAGACTTAGCTTACGCCAAAGCACGTTACAGCCTGTGGCTAGAAGCCAACCCCCCTCGATTTATCGACTTTCACCCAGGTATGGGGGAGACGGGGAGTAGGGACAGTAGGGGCGGTGCCCCCGTGCCCGCCCCAGAGTTCTTGAGCAAGGGGGAATTTCCTACTCTTAAAACTCAAAACCATCTTGGGGTAGACTCCCCGCAGGGTTTAGCCTTGAGAGGCACAAAGCAATCTCTCAAAACCCATAATTCCCCGATAACTTTGCGCCAGTTGCGTCATCCCTTATTGGTATGGCAACAACAGCACGAACAAGGTTTGCCAGTAGTACCGATTGACCTGATAATTCAGCCGCAAATCCGAGTAGTCGCCATCACCGGCCCCAATACTGGAGGCAAAACAGTCACCCTCAAAACCTTGGGCTTAGCAGCTTTGATGGCAAAAGCAGGATTGTTCGTACCAGCACGGGAACCCGTAGAACTGCCTTGGTTTGATTACATTTTGGCAGATATCGGCGATGAACAGTCTCTAGAACAAAGCTTATCCACCTTCTCCGGTCACATCCGCCGCATAAGTCGGATCTTAAAGGCGATAGGTGAAGATGGGGAAGGTAGGCGAGATGAGGGAGATGGGGGAGATGGGGGAGATAGGGGAGATGGGGAAGATAGGGAAGGTGGGGAAGTTAGGGGAGAGGGAGAACTTAAATCGCACCCAGTCTCCCCTGCTCCCCCTCTCCCCCGCTCCCCTGCTCCCCCGCTCCCCTGCTCCCCATCTCTAGTATTACTGGATGAAGTAGGGGCCGGAACTGACCCTTCAGAAGGGAGTGCTTTAGCGATCGCCCTCCTGCAATACCTGGCAGATCATGCACTGCTAACAGTCGCCACAACCCACTTCGGCGAACTCAAAGCCTTCAAATATCAAGACGATCGCTTTGAAAATGCCTCAGTGGAATTTGACGACAGTTCCCTGCAACCGACATATCGCCTGCTGTGGGGAATTCCGGGACGTTCCAACGCACTAACGATCGCCAAACGCCTTGGTCTGTTACCAGAAATTGCAAATCTGGCTGCAACTTATGTTGGTGGTGCATCCGAGGATGTTAACCAGGTAATAGCTGGACTGGAGGCCCAACGACGGAGACAGGAAACCAAAGCGCGAGAAGCAACTCAACTGTTACAGCAAACAGAAATGCTGCATAGGGAAGTTTCCCAAAAAGCAGCAACATTGCAGGAACGGGAACGAGAGTTAAAGCTAGGTCAGGAAGCCGCAGTACAGCAAGCGATCGCCGCCGCTAAAGCAGAAGTCGCTCAAGTTATCCGCCGTTTACAACAAGGCCCCGCCTCCGCTCAAGACGCTCAAGAAGCGACCCTAGCTTTAAACCAAATTGGCGAAAAACATCTACCATCCCGTAAAGAACCTGCCAAACCGAAACCAGGATTTCGCCCTCAAGTAGGCGATCGCATCCGCATCCCCCGCGTTGGTCAAACCGCCGAAGTCCTCAGCGGCCCCGACAACAACGAAGAACTAACCGTCCGATTTGGGATGATGAAAATGACAGTGAAACTGGCAGAAATCGAATCCCTAGATGGTCAGAAACCAGAAATAGCTAAACGAGCAGAGGAGCAAGAGAAAACTCAAAACTCAAGACTCAAGGCGGGTAGTCAATCAGCACCCCCACAAAACTCAAACGTCAAACCTCAAACCTCCCCAGTCACCGTTCGTACTTCCCAGAATACAATCGACCTGCGAGGAATGAGAGTATCAGAGGCGGAAAGAGAAGTAGACCAAGCTTTCTCAGCGGCGATGGAGTCAGGAGTGCTTTGGATTATTCACGGTAAAGGTACGGGACAGTTGAGGAAAGGCATCCATGAATTTTTAGAATCCCATCCTCTAGTTTCCCACTACGAAATTGCCGGCACAGCAGAGGGAGGTTCTGGAGTCACTATTGCCTATCTCCGTTGA
- a CDS encoding DUF3038 domain-containing protein, with product MPSIVKFPNPTNVAGKVSPKWEELTQKAPEPTQLDNIKAQLDLVLLALEALAGIGSDAMLRVAAELNLESLVADRVSLWRLRQSNPLRKSQGGRKKLDVEEARSLVLIVCHLAKQHQALIRRAVALLEQLTEQNREPHTVALLGDYLDTFSNTYSDRMEDAEDLTSDNLTQLAFKLLIDLLFYSSPDGHRRLWLALLDRSKN from the coding sequence ATGCCCTCTATCGTGAAGTTCCCAAATCCTACAAACGTCGCAGGCAAAGTTTCTCCCAAGTGGGAGGAACTGACCCAGAAAGCACCGGAACCGACGCAGCTAGACAACATTAAAGCCCAACTGGATTTAGTGCTGCTAGCGCTCGAAGCTTTGGCTGGGATTGGCTCTGATGCCATGCTCCGAGTAGCGGCGGAACTAAATCTAGAGTCGTTAGTGGCAGATAGGGTAAGCCTGTGGCGGCTCAGACAGTCAAATCCCTTGCGGAAAAGTCAGGGAGGGCGCAAAAAACTAGATGTGGAAGAAGCGCGATCGCTAGTTTTAATCGTCTGTCATCTGGCTAAGCAACACCAGGCCTTGATCCGTCGGGCCGTCGCCTTGCTCGAACAACTCACTGAGCAAAACCGCGAACCCCATACAGTTGCCCTGCTAGGAGATTATCTGGATACCTTCAGCAATACTTACTCCGATCGCATGGAAGATGCAGAAGACTTAACCTCAGACAACCTGACTCAGTTAGCCTTCAAACTCCTAATTGATTTGCTCTTCTACAGCAGCCCAGACGGTCATCGTCGCCTCTGGTTAGCCCTTTTAGACCGTTCCAAAAATTAA